A single region of the Micropterus dolomieu isolate WLL.071019.BEF.003 ecotype Adirondacks linkage group LG18, ASM2129224v1, whole genome shotgun sequence genome encodes:
- the utp3 gene encoding something about silencing protein 10 — MVRAKRGRQIQGPKKTERYDEDDPETYKNMPVPDKKSSQYTKDKIDEFHDEKIAKLLASGVQIESDLEELDDEEEVMALDDSESEEEEEEEDDQEQGTDMESDLEGKKEEDLPNEMAWGTKKKMFYDTDYVPTKGKSQEELEAEELEEEEEAKNIQKRLAANLSEEDYDLNFFQDFAVEEKDESKTVEKEERIVKDLKQMSQKEKMKLLKKESPELLELIQDFKAKLTELKDELQPLVQMVKDGKIPPGKGADYLKTKQQLYLNYCTNISFYLVLKAKRIPAHNHPVIERLLTYRNLINELGSVDDRLAPQFRKLLAGEENKASSRSTEVKKPRLSSKKKKDSGETALEVEEDSDSDLDEEAALRFYKEVEERVKLKRKRSDPEAEELEENQDEEELDPDAKRGITYQMAKNKGLTPKRKKIDRNPRVKHREKFRRAKIRRKGQVREVRREDKRYSGELSGIRAGVKKSVKLK; from the exons ATGGTTCGAGCAAAACG GGGTAGGCAGATACAAGGGCCTAAAAAGACAGAGCGATATGATGAAGATGACCCTGAAACCTACAAGAACATGCCTGTCCCTGATAAG AAATCATCACAGTACACAAAGGACAAAATCGATGAGTTTCACGATGAGAAGATCGCA AAACTTCTCGCCAGTGGTGTTCAAATTGAGAGCGACCTGGAGGAACTGGATGATGAG GAGGAAGTCATGGCCCTGGATGACTCTGagtcggaggaggaggaggaagaagaagatgacCAGGAACAGGGCACAGACATGGAGAGTGATctagagggaaaaaaagaagaag ATCTTCCTAATGAAATGGCATGGGGCACCAAGAAGAAGATGTTTTATGACACTGACTACGTGCCCACCA AAGGGAAATCTCAAGAAGAGTTGGAAGCTGAGGAActagaggaagaagaagaggctaAAAACATCCAAAAACGTTTAGCTGCAAATCTGAGCGAGGAGGATTATGATTTAAACTTTTTTCAG GACTTTGCTGTGGAGGAGAAGGATGAAAGCAAAACTgtagaaaaggaggagaggattgtgaaagaCCTGAAGCAGATGTCCCAGAAGGAAAAAATGAAACTTTTGAAGAAGGAGTCACCAGAGCTGCTTGAACTTATTCAGGACTTTAAGGCAAAG CTTACTGAACTAAAGGATGAGCTGCAGCCACTCGTACAGATGGTCAAGGATGGAAAGATCCCACCAGGAAAG GGTGCTGACTACCTCAAGACAAAACAGCAACTTTATCTTAA TTACTGCACAAACATCAGTTTCTACTTGGTGCTGAAAGCGAAACGAATCCCAGCTCATAACCATCCTGTGATTGAAAGACTGCTCACCTACAGAAAT CTCATCAATGAACTAGGTTCAGTAGATGATCGACTTGCACCACAGTTTCGCAAGCTACTAGCCGGTGAGGAGAATAAGGCCAGCAGCAGATCAACAGAGGTCAAGAAGCCTAGACTCTCAAGTAAGAAGAAAAAG GATTCTGGTGAAACTGCTCTTGAGGTTGAGGAGGACTCGGACTCTGACCTGGATGAGGAAGCGGCTTTACGTTTCTACAAAGAGGTGGAGGAGCGGGTGAAACTGAAGAGAAAGCGCAGTGACCCAGAAGCTGAAGA GTTGGAGGAGAATCAAGATGAAGAAGAGCTGGACCCAGATGCTAAGAGAGGAATCACATACCAG ATGGCCAAGAACAAAGGACTCACACCAAAGAGGAAGAAAATTGACCGTAATCCCAGAGTCAAGCACAGAGAGAAGTTCAGGCGGGCCAAAATCCGCAGAAAGGGCCAG GTCCGGGAGGTTCGTCGGGAGGACAAGAGATACAGTGGAGAGCTGTCTGGAATTCGTGCTGGTGTCAAGAAGAGCGTTAAACTTAAGTAA
- the ppcs gene encoding phosphopantothenate--cysteine ligase isoform X2 produces the protein MAEPRISSIDGKLAEEFAVPSHAEEVKEKMAAFARHHAAAGRMVVLITSGGTKVPLESRTVRFLDNFSSGRRGASSAEYFIDSGYAVIFLHRHRSLYPYTRMFSSINMLDALKFRGGEGASGNTGEVVVNQQVLPNIAKVLKRYQEVKEGRLLLPIEFSTLSEYLHLLKAAAQALSTIGSKAMFYLAAAVSDFYIPASEMPEHKIQSSNGPLQLSMNMVPKILSPLVKDWAPQAFVISFKLETDAAILLDRARRALDTYRHQAVVANVLDSRRGYVVVVTPETQVELILTEEDEKNEVEIEERIVSNLTSAHNKFITQQGG, from the exons ATGGCTGAACCCAGAATATCTTCCATTGATGGGAAGTTAGCTGAAGAATTCGCCGTTCCCTCCCATGCCGAAGAGGTGAAAGAGAAGATGGCTGCTTTTGCCAGGCACCATGCGGCAGCAGGTCGCATGGTGGTTCTCATCACATCAGGAGGCACCAAAGTTCCCCTGGAGTCCCGCACAGTTCGCTTCCTCGATAACTTCAGCAGCGGCAGACGAGGGGCCTCCTCAGCAGAGTATTTCATAGACTCAGGCTACGCTGTCATCTTCCTGCACAGGCATCGCTCGCTCTACCCCTACACACGTATGTTCTCATCCATTAACATGCTGGACGCCCTGAAGTTCAGAGGTGGAGAGGGAGCATCCGGTAACACCGGTGAAGTGGTGGTTAACCAGCAGGTGCTTCCGAACATAGCGAAAGTGCTGAAGCGATACCAGGAAGTGAAAGAAGGCAGACTTCTTCTGCCCATTGAGTTCAGCACTCTGTCAGAGTATCTGCATCTACTCAAAGCAGCAGCACAGGCACTCAGCACAATAG GATCCAAGGCCATGTTTTACTTGGCTGCAGCTGTGTCTGATTTCTATATCCCAGCATCTGAGATGCCTGAACACAAAATCCAGTCTTCCAATGGACCTCTTCAA CTCAGCATGAACATGGTCCCAAAGATACTGTCCCCCCTGGTGAAGGACTGGGCACCTCAGGCATTTGTCATATCTTTTAAGCTGGAGACAGATGCAGCCATCCTGCTGGACAGGGCTCGCCGGGCTCTGGACACCTACAGGCACCAGGCTGTTGTGGCCAACGTACTGGACTCTAGACGGGGATATGTGGTGGTGGTGACCCCTGAGACTCAGGTTGAGCTGATCCTCACAGAGGAGGATGAGAAGAATGAGGTGGAGATTGAAGAGAGGATAGTGAGCAACCTGACATCCGCACACAACAAGTTCATAACTCAGCAAGGAGGTTGA
- the ppcs gene encoding phosphopantothenate--cysteine ligase isoform X1, with amino-acid sequence MQVMAEPRISSIDGKLAEEFAVPSHAEEVKEKMAAFARHHAAAGRMVVLITSGGTKVPLESRTVRFLDNFSSGRRGASSAEYFIDSGYAVIFLHRHRSLYPYTRMFSSINMLDALKFRGGEGASGNTGEVVVNQQVLPNIAKVLKRYQEVKEGRLLLPIEFSTLSEYLHLLKAAAQALSTIGSKAMFYLAAAVSDFYIPASEMPEHKIQSSNGPLQLSMNMVPKILSPLVKDWAPQAFVISFKLETDAAILLDRARRALDTYRHQAVVANVLDSRRGYVVVVTPETQVELILTEEDEKNEVEIEERIVSNLTSAHNKFITQQGG; translated from the exons ATGCAG gTGATGGCTGAACCCAGAATATCTTCCATTGATGGGAAGTTAGCTGAAGAATTCGCCGTTCCCTCCCATGCCGAAGAGGTGAAAGAGAAGATGGCTGCTTTTGCCAGGCACCATGCGGCAGCAGGTCGCATGGTGGTTCTCATCACATCAGGAGGCACCAAAGTTCCCCTGGAGTCCCGCACAGTTCGCTTCCTCGATAACTTCAGCAGCGGCAGACGAGGGGCCTCCTCAGCAGAGTATTTCATAGACTCAGGCTACGCTGTCATCTTCCTGCACAGGCATCGCTCGCTCTACCCCTACACACGTATGTTCTCATCCATTAACATGCTGGACGCCCTGAAGTTCAGAGGTGGAGAGGGAGCATCCGGTAACACCGGTGAAGTGGTGGTTAACCAGCAGGTGCTTCCGAACATAGCGAAAGTGCTGAAGCGATACCAGGAAGTGAAAGAAGGCAGACTTCTTCTGCCCATTGAGTTCAGCACTCTGTCAGAGTATCTGCATCTACTCAAAGCAGCAGCACAGGCACTCAGCACAATAG GATCCAAGGCCATGTTTTACTTGGCTGCAGCTGTGTCTGATTTCTATATCCCAGCATCTGAGATGCCTGAACACAAAATCCAGTCTTCCAATGGACCTCTTCAA CTCAGCATGAACATGGTCCCAAAGATACTGTCCCCCCTGGTGAAGGACTGGGCACCTCAGGCATTTGTCATATCTTTTAAGCTGGAGACAGATGCAGCCATCCTGCTGGACAGGGCTCGCCGGGCTCTGGACACCTACAGGCACCAGGCTGTTGTGGCCAACGTACTGGACTCTAGACGGGGATATGTGGTGGTGGTGACCCCTGAGACTCAGGTTGAGCTGATCCTCACAGAGGAGGATGAGAAGAATGAGGTGGAGATTGAAGAGAGGATAGTGAGCAACCTGACATCCGCACACAACAAGTTCATAACTCAGCAAGGAGGTTGA